Proteins co-encoded in one Chitinophagales bacterium genomic window:
- the trpB gene encoding tryptophan synthase subunit beta: MQHTTYTHPPLDSIAAAKESKYHVNHQGYYGKFGGAYIPEMLYPNVEELRENYLQIIGEAAFQEEFHSLLKDYVGRPSPLYFAQRLSNHYDTNIYLKREDLNHTGAHKVNNTLGQILLAKRLGKQKIIAETGAGQHGVATATVCALMGMDCIVYMGAVDIKRQKPNVERMKLLGAKVVAATSGSQTLKDATNEAMRHWINNPTDTHYIIGSVVGPHPYPDMVARFQSVISAEMKWQLKEKTGSENPDYILACVGGGSNAMGAFYHYLEAEDVKLIAVEAAGLGLYSGESAATTQLGKSGILHGSKTLLMQTKDGQVVEPYSISAGLDYPGIGPVHAHLYDTTRASFYSATDEEALKAGQFLSRLEGIIPALETAHAFAVLEKMTFEASDVVVVNVSGRGDKDLQTYIDRGMAE; encoded by the coding sequence ATGCAACATACAACCTATACCCATCCTCCATTGGATTCTATTGCAGCAGCAAAAGAATCCAAATACCACGTCAATCATCAGGGTTATTATGGCAAATTTGGTGGGGCATATATTCCCGAGATGTTGTACCCGAATGTGGAGGAATTGCGGGAGAATTACCTACAAATCATCGGCGAAGCGGCATTTCAAGAAGAATTTCACAGCCTTTTGAAGGACTATGTGGGGCGACCTTCTCCGCTTTATTTTGCACAGAGGTTGTCGAATCACTACGATACCAATATTTACCTCAAACGGGAAGACCTCAATCATACAGGGGCGCACAAGGTTAACAATACTTTGGGGCAGATTTTGTTGGCAAAACGCTTGGGTAAGCAAAAAATCATTGCAGAAACGGGTGCGGGTCAGCATGGTGTGGCAACTGCAACGGTTTGTGCTTTGATGGGAATGGATTGTATTGTGTATATGGGTGCGGTGGACATCAAACGCCAAAAACCCAATGTGGAGCGCATGAAACTATTGGGCGCAAAAGTGGTGGCGGCTACTTCGGGCAGTCAAACCTTGAAGGATGCAACGAATGAGGCGATGCGACATTGGATCAACAATCCTACGGATACGCATTACATCATCGGTTCGGTCGTTGGCCCACATCCTTATCCAGATATGGTGGCTCGTTTTCAGTCGGTTATCAGTGCGGAAATGAAGTGGCAATTGAAGGAAAAAACGGGTAGTGAAAATCCTGATTACATTCTCGCTTGTGTGGGTGGTGGCAGCAATGCGATGGGGGCTTTTTACCATTATCTGGAAGCGGAAGATGTGAAATTGATTGCAGTAGAAGCGGCTGGTCTGGGCTTGTATTCGGGTGAGTCTGCAGCGACTACACAGTTGGGAAAATCGGGAATTTTGCATGGAAGCAAAACGCTCTTGATGCAAACGAAAGATGGACAAGTGGTTGAACCTTACTCGATTTCGGCAGGGTTGGATTACCCTGGCATTGGCCCTGTTCACGCACATTTGTACGATACGACACGGGCTTCTTTTTACAGTGCTACGGACGAAGAGGCATTGAAGGCGGGGCAATTTTTGAGCCGTTTGGAGGGAATTATCCCCGCTTTGGAAACGGCACACGCTTTTGCAGTATTGGAGAAAATGACTTTTGAAGCGAGTGATGTGGTGGTTGTGAATGTATCTGGGCGGGGCGATAAAGATTTGCAGACTTACATTGATAGAGGGATGGCTGAGTAA
- a CDS encoding Tex family protein: MNLQLISKLSKELRLSENQVKAVLLLFEGGATVPFIARYRKEMTNSLDEVQITAIRDGMTKMQDLEKRRESILKAIEEQGKLTPQLQKQILQAETMTLLEDLYLPFKSKRRTRATIAKEKGLEPLAEMLMSQKNMDVDEAAAKFVDVKKEVKDEEEALAGARDIIAEWVNEDPKTRAKVRRLFERKAIVQAKLVKGKEKEAEKFSDYFDWNEPLNRVPSHRLLAILRGSNEGFLRLSIAPDQDDALELLDDTFLKTDNEAAEQVQEAITDAYKRLIKPSIETEIRNEAKAKADADAIQVFTTNLRELLLSPPLGQKNVMAIDPGFRTGCKVVCLDKQGQLLQYTTIFPHDRTSTRRFDAVSEIEKLCERYKIEAIAIGNGTAGRETMEFVKKIHLENIVLVMVNESGASIYSASEVARDEFPDHDLTVRGSVSIGRRLMDPLAELVKIDPKSIGVGQYQHDVDQKLLRQSLDDTVISCVNNVGVEVNTASKQLLTYLSGIGPKLAQNIVDFRNENGAFKSKNQLKKVAGLGPKAFEQSAGFIRIRDAKNPLDASAVHPESYGIVEQMAKDVNATVLDLVQKEDLRKQIQPQKYVTETVGLPTLTDILQELAKPGRDPRQQFEHLQFKEGINSIEDLEEGMILSGIITNVTNFGAFVDIGVHQDGLVHISQITNRFIRDPKQVVKVNQKVKVKVMTVDVERKRINLSMKDVEESI; this comes from the coding sequence ATGAACCTTCAATTGATCAGCAAACTTTCCAAAGAACTACGTCTTTCCGAAAATCAGGTAAAAGCCGTCTTGTTGCTTTTTGAAGGCGGAGCAACTGTGCCTTTCATTGCCCGCTATCGAAAGGAAATGACCAACAGCCTCGATGAAGTGCAAATAACCGCAATTCGAGATGGCATGACCAAAATGCAAGATTTGGAAAAACGAAGGGAAAGTATCTTGAAGGCCATTGAAGAACAAGGAAAACTAACTCCACAATTGCAGAAACAAATCTTGCAGGCAGAAACCATGACCCTTTTAGAAGATTTGTATTTGCCATTCAAAAGCAAACGCAGAACAAGGGCTACAATAGCCAAAGAGAAAGGCTTAGAACCATTAGCCGAAATGTTGATGAGCCAAAAAAATATGGATGTCGACGAAGCGGCTGCAAAGTTTGTAGATGTCAAAAAAGAGGTGAAAGATGAGGAGGAAGCCCTTGCAGGAGCGAGAGATATCATTGCAGAATGGGTGAACGAAGATCCCAAAACAAGGGCGAAAGTGCGGCGTTTGTTTGAGCGAAAAGCCATTGTTCAGGCCAAATTGGTGAAAGGCAAGGAAAAAGAAGCCGAAAAATTTAGCGACTATTTTGATTGGAATGAACCATTGAATAGAGTTCCCTCTCACCGATTGCTGGCCATTTTGAGGGGCAGCAATGAAGGTTTTTTGAGGTTGAGTATTGCTCCCGACCAAGACGATGCCTTGGAATTGTTGGACGATACCTTTTTAAAAACCGACAACGAAGCGGCTGAACAAGTACAGGAGGCGATTACCGATGCCTACAAACGCTTGATAAAACCTTCTATCGAAACCGAAATTCGCAACGAAGCCAAAGCGAAAGCGGATGCCGATGCGATACAGGTGTTCACAACCAACCTGCGAGAACTGCTCTTGTCGCCTCCTTTGGGGCAAAAAAATGTAATGGCAATTGACCCAGGCTTTCGCACAGGCTGCAAAGTCGTTTGTTTGGACAAACAAGGTCAGTTACTTCAATATACCACCATTTTTCCGCACGACCGCACAAGCACTCGACGGTTTGATGCAGTGAGTGAAATCGAAAAACTTTGTGAGCGCTACAAAATTGAAGCAATCGCCATCGGCAATGGCACAGCAGGGAGGGAAACGATGGAGTTCGTCAAAAAAATACATTTAGAAAACATCGTTTTGGTGATGGTCAACGAAAGTGGGGCTTCGATTTACTCAGCTTCGGAAGTCGCAAGGGACGAATTTCCAGACCACGACCTTACCGTTAGAGGTTCTGTTTCGATTGGTCGCCGCTTGATGGATCCTTTGGCGGAATTGGTCAAAATCGACCCAAAATCTATTGGAGTAGGTCAGTACCAACACGATGTGGATCAAAAACTTTTGCGGCAAAGTTTGGACGATACCGTCATCAGTTGTGTGAACAATGTGGGTGTCGAAGTGAATACGGCAAGCAAACAATTGCTGACCTACCTTTCGGGCATCGGCCCTAAATTGGCACAAAACATCGTGGATTTCCGCAATGAAAACGGGGCTTTCAAAAGCAAAAATCAATTGAAGAAAGTGGCAGGTTTAGGACCAAAAGCGTTTGAACAATCCGCAGGTTTTATCCGCATCCGTGATGCCAAAAATCCTCTTGATGCAAGTGCTGTACACCCTGAAAGCTACGGAATTGTGGAGCAAATGGCAAAAGACGTAAATGCTACGGTTTTGGATTTGGTGCAAAAAGAAGACCTCCGCAAACAAATACAGCCTCAAAAATATGTAACCGAAACAGTTGGTTTGCCTACACTGACCGATATTCTGCAAGAACTCGCCAAACCTGGTCGTGACCCTCGCCAACAGTTTGAACATCTGCAATTTAAGGAAGGCATCAACAGCATTGAAGATTTGGAGGAAGGTATGATTTTGTCGGGCATCATTACCAACGTTACCAATTTTGGAGCGTTTGTCGACATTGGTGTGCATCAAGATGGGTTGGTGCATATCAGCCAAATTACCAACCGCTTTATTCGTGATCCCAAACAGGTGGTGAAAGTGAATCAAAAAGTGAAGGTGAAGGTAATGACCGTAGATGTGGAAAGAAAGCGCATCAATTTGAGCATGAAGGATGTGGAGGAATCAATATGA
- a CDS encoding phosphoribosylanthranilate isomerase — MKYADSIAAVAVLQPDYMGFIFYEKSKRFVGENFDADITVALPSMIQKVGVFVNADFDYITSKVAKYGLQCVQLHGGESPELCKRLQQIGIEVIKVFSVGEDFDFAELKVFENCCDYFLFDTKGKEHGGNGVTFNWEVLANYPSEKPFFLSGGIGLEELPLLSKLQLPQLYAVDVNSRFEVNPAVKDVSKLKKLTKQLKKH, encoded by the coding sequence ATGAAATACGCCGATAGCATTGCAGCAGTTGCGGTATTGCAGCCTGACTATATGGGTTTTATTTTTTACGAAAAATCAAAACGTTTTGTAGGGGAAAATTTTGATGCAGACATTACTGTAGCACTTCCTTCAATGATTCAAAAAGTCGGTGTTTTTGTCAATGCAGATTTTGACTATATCACTTCAAAAGTAGCGAAATATGGGCTGCAATGTGTGCAACTACATGGAGGAGAATCACCTGAATTGTGTAAGCGTTTGCAGCAAATAGGCATTGAAGTCATTAAGGTTTTTTCGGTAGGTGAGGATTTTGATTTTGCAGAATTGAAGGTTTTTGAAAATTGTTGTGATTACTTTTTGTTTGATACCAAAGGAAAAGAGCATGGCGGCAATGGTGTGACCTTCAATTGGGAGGTATTGGCGAACTATCCTTCCGAAAAACCGTTTTTTCTAAGCGGTGGCATTGGCTTAGAAGAATTACCTTTACTTTCAAAATTGCAGCTTCCACAACTGTATGCAGTAGATGTAAATAGCCGATTTGAAGTGAATCCTGCAGTGAAAGATGTATCGAAATTGAAGAAATTGACCAAACAATTAAAGAAACACTAA
- a CDS encoding glycosyltransferase family 4 protein, whose amino-acid sequence MKRKKILLICPHPEDTAPGQRLKYEQYLTYLRSEGYDIDISPFMTLPFWNIVYKKGYFLQKVFWTLMGYLRRVGDLFRLPFYDGIYIFLWVTPFGPPIFERLFVFFNAKVIYDIDDMVFLRHSSSANRFMEVFKGRAKPIYLMKKAKHIIVCTPLLNQFVQQYNPNTTDISSTINTQTYLPINTYSNDLQALTIGWSGSHSTSKYLYLLKDVFLELQKTHSFKLLVIGDPHFEMEGIDLEAIKWESATEVQNLQRIDIGVYPLPDEEWVYGKSGLKALQYMTLGIPTVATAIGANFRVIEDGVSGFLVQKNEEWLKVLQQLLDNPSLRKEIGVKARQRVQDYYSIEANKHKYLDAFSKVFN is encoded by the coding sequence ATGAAACGCAAAAAAATTCTGCTGATTTGCCCACATCCTGAAGATACAGCTCCTGGGCAGCGATTGAAGTATGAGCAATATTTGACCTATTTGCGGTCGGAGGGATATGACATTGATATTTCGCCATTTATGACCCTCCCCTTTTGGAATATAGTCTATAAAAAAGGTTATTTTCTGCAAAAGGTTTTTTGGACTTTGATGGGGTACTTACGACGTGTAGGCGATTTGTTTCGATTGCCATTCTATGATGGTATATATATATTTTTGTGGGTTACGCCTTTTGGCCCGCCGATTTTCGAAAGGCTTTTTGTTTTCTTCAATGCAAAGGTGATTTATGACATTGACGATATGGTTTTTTTGCGGCACAGTAGTAGTGCCAATCGTTTTATGGAGGTATTTAAGGGGCGAGCGAAGCCTATTTATTTGATGAAAAAGGCAAAACATATCATCGTTTGCACTCCCCTACTCAATCAATTTGTGCAGCAATACAACCCAAATACAACGGATATTTCTTCAACAATCAATACGCAAACATACCTGCCAATCAACACTTATTCTAATGACCTTCAGGCACTCACAATTGGTTGGAGTGGCAGTCATAGCACTTCAAAATATTTGTACTTGTTGAAAGATGTGTTTTTAGAACTTCAAAAAACACATTCCTTCAAATTGTTGGTGATTGGTGATCCACATTTTGAAATGGAAGGTATAGATTTGGAGGCAATCAAATGGGAGTCCGCAACAGAGGTACAAAATTTGCAACGCATAGATATTGGTGTATATCCTCTTCCTGATGAAGAGTGGGTATATGGTAAAAGCGGATTGAAGGCTTTGCAGTATATGACCTTAGGAATACCTACAGTGGCTACTGCAATTGGTGCAAACTTTAGGGTAATAGAAGACGGTGTTTCTGGTTTTTTGGTACAAAAAAATGAGGAATGGCTGAAAGTTTTACAACAATTGTTAGACAATCCATCTCTGAGAAAAGAAATTGGAGTAAAAGCAAGGCAAAGAGTACAAGATTATTACTCTATTGAAGCAAATAAACATAAATATTTAGATGCCTTTTCGAAAGTATTTAATTAA
- a CDS encoding transglycosylase SLT domain-containing protein has translation MKKQILNICLVVMLITHVICMPTLSAQTDSLKTDETNPIPSSSVETEKVYTGNISFSSDPNVNIQPPPNTNIPSPSYQSSNYYPSQNYTTTSSYGIINPFQYYSDEHYRSRINNLAQHCQLPITYNQYVRTFIEVYTHKKRDVSSRILGKTNIYFPIIEKIFLEEGLPLDLKYLAATESALNQHAVSRAGAVGLWQFMSATGRENGLIVNSTIDERLDPYKSTVAAARFFKKLYNKYGDWFLVIAAYNCGPGNVNKAMRRTGRRTYWEIRRYLPRETRGYVPSYIACVYFINYYYDHYLQAEPAPYGTLYANAQTVPVYGPLNLQDVASVTGASIFELEHLNASLKKRYLPTGQRFDLRLPMSYVAAFEANRSSLNSQIAYMPSANVMPSSAIPPNSSIVPAPTTSTSYYNSSTNTIETPPSDPRISATYTKAADGSMIPVNSNTAASSVYNSVGYSSNPTTYNNTTTYNQPSTTPTYTPPAKITPPKPATSNMTKLVYTVRKGDNLGYIAEWYDCGLSQVRRWNNSSHTIRVGQKLVIYKDKSIAHKYQTVNSMTFSEKQKFAETGVVSSNTTAKVANSDKNNTTSDNNVKKYEVKQGDSLWLIAQNNPGNSIESLRKLNRLSKSHKLMPGVLLKIYTP, from the coding sequence ATGAAAAAACAAATATTAAACATCTGCTTAGTAGTAATGCTCATTACTCATGTAATCTGTATGCCTACCCTTTCAGCGCAAACAGACTCATTGAAAACCGATGAAACGAATCCTATTCCGAGTTCAAGTGTGGAAACTGAAAAGGTCTATACAGGTAATATCAGTTTTTCGAGTGATCCAAACGTAAACATTCAGCCACCACCCAACACAAACATTCCAAGTCCTAGCTACCAATCATCTAACTACTACCCTTCTCAAAATTATACGACTACTAGTAGCTATGGTATCATCAACCCTTTTCAGTATTATTCAGACGAACATTATCGCAGTCGAATTAATAATCTGGCACAGCATTGTCAATTGCCCATTACCTACAACCAATATGTACGCACCTTCATCGAAGTATATACTCATAAAAAACGGGATGTATCGAGCCGCATATTGGGAAAAACAAACATTTACTTTCCCATCATCGAAAAAATCTTTTTGGAAGAAGGGCTGCCATTAGATCTAAAATATTTGGCTGCTACTGAATCTGCACTCAATCAACATGCTGTATCAAGAGCGGGTGCAGTTGGCTTGTGGCAGTTCATGTCTGCAACAGGGCGTGAAAATGGATTGATTGTCAATTCTACTATTGATGAGCGCCTCGACCCCTACAAATCTACCGTAGCGGCTGCCCGATTTTTTAAGAAACTATACAACAAATATGGAGATTGGTTTTTGGTCATTGCAGCCTACAACTGTGGACCTGGAAATGTGAACAAAGCCATGCGAAGAACAGGAAGACGTACCTATTGGGAAATTCGCCGTTATCTTCCACGCGAAACCAGAGGATATGTACCTTCCTATATTGCTTGTGTTTATTTCATCAATTATTACTACGACCACTACCTACAAGCAGAACCTGCCCCTTATGGAACTCTATACGCCAATGCCCAAACAGTTCCTGTTTATGGGCCACTAAACCTACAAGATGTGGCCTCCGTAACGGGTGCAAGCATTTTTGAATTGGAACACTTGAACGCCAGCCTCAAAAAACGCTACCTTCCAACAGGCCAACGCTTCGACCTTCGCTTACCTATGAGCTATGTGGCTGCCTTTGAAGCCAATAGAAGTTCACTCAATAGTCAAATCGCCTACATGCCCAGTGCCAATGTGATGCCATCTTCTGCAATCCCCCCCAATAGCAGTATTGTTCCTGCTCCTACTACATCTACAAGCTACTACAATAGTTCTACAAATACAATAGAAACTCCTCCTTCTGATCCACGTATCTCTGCGACATACACAAAAGCAGCAGATGGAAGTATGATTCCTGTCAATAGCAACACCGCAGCAAGTTCTGTTTACAACAGTGTTGGCTATTCTTCAAACCCTACAACATACAACAATACCACCACTTATAATCAACCATCAACAACACCTACCTATACTCCTCCTGCAAAAATTACCCCTCCCAAACCTGCTACCTCCAATATGACAAAGCTGGTTTATACCGTCCGAAAAGGTGACAACCTGGGATATATCGCAGAATGGTACGACTGCGGATTGAGTCAAGTTCGTAGGTGGAATAACAGCAGTCACACCATAAGAGTAGGTCAAAAACTGGTGATTTATAAAGATAAATCCATAGCACATAAATATCAGACAGTTAACAGTATGACTTTTAGCGAAAAACAAAAATTTGCTGAAACAGGTGTTGTATCTTCAAACACTACTGCAAAAGTTGCTAACTCGGATAAGAACAATACAACTTCGGATAACAATGTCAAAAAATATGAAGTAAAACAAGGAGATTCTCTGTGGCTCATTGCTCAAAACAATCCAGGCAATTCAATTGAAAGCCTACGTAAATTAAACAGATTGAGCAAAAGTCATAAGTTGATGCCAGGCGTATTATTGAAAATATATACTCCATAA
- a CDS encoding DUF6683 family protein, with amino-acid sequence MNIFKVNHLAAFTFSLLLGMTCFSFSAKAQYGGSNSFTNLVIRHNIERSMLSNRVFNNMRANDMLRKDGSTINSTAPKATPKPISVFEASTQRIVTKEVQDQTTKELYEHVLCNYENVAHKDGFIPNDMAYALNYYLIHNYIIYHNLYYQPEVNPNDPMAVVWEMARQQQTQLDVAYERSIHRQFQQFIEGNDHFKNMTNAQKQEVAESLAVTTGMLWMLYADYLKTKDTSAYPEIQKTAYNNLKMLLGENADVDKLKVGYTGMSFE; translated from the coding sequence ATGAACATTTTCAAAGTCAATCATTTAGCAGCTTTTACCTTTAGCCTTTTATTAGGAATGACTTGCTTTTCTTTTTCTGCAAAAGCTCAATATGGTGGTAGTAACTCCTTCACCAACTTAGTGATTCGCCACAACATCGAACGCAGTATGCTTTCCAATAGAGTTTTTAACAATATGAGAGCAAACGATATGCTCCGCAAAGATGGCAGTACTATCAATTCCACAGCACCCAAAGCAACTCCAAAACCCATAAGTGTCTTTGAAGCCTCTACTCAACGCATAGTCACCAAAGAAGTACAAGACCAAACCACTAAGGAGCTATATGAACACGTATTGTGTAATTATGAAAATGTGGCACACAAAGATGGTTTTATACCCAATGATATGGCATATGCACTGAATTATTACCTGATTCACAACTACATCATTTACCACAACTTATACTACCAACCCGAAGTCAATCCAAACGACCCAATGGCAGTTGTATGGGAAATGGCAAGGCAACAACAAACCCAACTAGATGTGGCGTATGAACGCTCTATTCACCGTCAATTTCAACAATTTATTGAAGGAAATGATCACTTCAAAAATATGACCAATGCCCAAAAACAAGAAGTGGCTGAATCTCTAGCGGTCACTACGGGAATGCTTTGGATGTTGTATGCCGACTATTTGAAAACCAAAGACACTTCTGCTTATCCCGAAATTCAGAAAACAGCTTATAACAATTTGAAGATGTTGCTGGGAGAAAACGCAGATGTGGACAAACTGAAGGTAGGTTATACAGGGATGAGTTTTGAGTAA